The segment AGGAGatcttccggtctaaaagtcgattttttttatttcatttttcgaatgttcaaccttttagataatctttaagatttttttgatattcgtaaaattcccgaatatgAGTAGCgccaaatgcatgggtaacacccagccactcggcactcatgtaaaactttaaacgcatttttctcgaaacagtgttctcaaaacggtgggacctgtatttccaaaagttattatccgattcgattgaaactttttttattttgaagaatatacttctggctaggggggaaaccagaaaaaaatacaaacaatgaaaattgtaattttcaaaggcgttgaaaggatgaaaactatagggaaaaagtgatttcaaacttcgtctcgttattttctaaaaaaatgtcatttttgtaatttcttctggtttccccctagccagaagtatattcttcaaagtaaaaaaagtttcagtcgaatcggataataacttttagagatacaggtcccaccgatttggatcaattttttgacgctatgactttaacgactccccagtgccgtttgcaatgattaattataaaacagaaaatatatttctataatttaacacatccttaatacaatgcaaaaagccccattaaattatatatagtagttttcctttaattaattcccaaatatcacctattttttgggctctagaccggaaggtccccttaataaatattaaattcttagCAACTTGTATCTGTTGGAAAACATTCGGAGGAGTTGCAATTGCAACGACATTATTTccattaaaagtttcaactgcctatttgcagaaataaagtaaagagtgaaaattaataattttactattttcggGTGTTAAGAGGAAAAACTGGCCGAACCTCTTTAATTTTATCGAAATTGTTTATGTATATCAGGCGATTGTAATGAATGAATAATTATTCTCTACTAATGGCTTATTCCATCGCATGATACCACATTGATACTTATCACTAATATCACGTAACGGCTCAATACTTCATCTACGATCGCAACCAAATACAGTgagatagatataaaaaaatatgtaacataTGCATTTGCGTAAACATCCGCTACTTATAAGCAATTGTAAATTATAAGTAGAGAATCATTGATTTAACATGTACCATGTgtaatacataaatgaattaagCATGGACATTGTTAATGGCAAATAATGTTAGTGGTAgatctatttattattattaattaaaattatgtttttacaTTTCAACAGATACACAAAAGTTGCTGACGCAACTCTAGCAGCAAGTTGGAGTGAATTGGGTCGTGTACATATTTGGAATTTGGAGGAACAATTAAAAGCACTTGACAATGATGAATTGCTTCATGCATATCGCAAAAGGTGTGAAAAAGGTGATGGAGTCATCAagccattatttacattcaaaGGACATCTTTCAGAAGGATATGGCCTTGATTGGTGTCCAACGGACATAGGTACTTTAGCTTCTGGTGACTGCAAGGGCAATATTCATATATGGCATCTGAATAATAACAGTGGTTGGCATGTAGATCAAAGACCATATAACTCACATGCGCCACACAGTGTGGAAGATCTGCAGTGGTCTCCTAATGAAAAGCATGTACTAGCCTCATGCTCCGTTGATAAAAGGTATTTGTCATattaataaatgtaaatgtaatataattctcggtaaatgtttagattcggggaggattctccgatttcaacGACCTTCACATATgctgtcaaggtcatcattctgaagaacatttccctctaaacttttcggcgctcggctttggtttacgagatattcacaaaaaactttacttaacaGTAGAACTGCCAACGGTATTAGTATTCGTTGGGGCTAGGtaagtgcggggggcgcgtaaagcaaggAGTCAATTCATTTTTCCGTCACCCACAGttaacactagaattaccgagtttaacacatactcacatCAGTTCCAAACACATCTAGaccaaaccaatactaataccgtcggttATGAAActgatttcaatatattttgccgaaagtgttttattaatatctctgaaactaaggcgaaccgccaaaaagtttagggGGAAATTTGTTCAGAATGATatccttgacaacatatgtgaaggtcattgaaatcggagaatcctcccctaatttaaacatttacctaATTCTCATTAATCCTAGTTAAGTACATATGTAAAAAGTTCATAGAAAATAAGTAATAATTTATTGCATGCACATTGTGTTCCGCACCTGTGACAGTGATGGAATTTTTACAGCATTAAGATCTGGGATACAAGGGTGAGTCCACAAGCTGCCTCTATGTTAACAGCATCTGGCACCCATACTGCTGACATTAATGTTATTTCATGGAATCGTAAAGAGAATCAGTTTCTTATATCTGGAGGTGATGATGGCTTGATTTGTGTATGGGATTTACGCCAGTTTGGTCTTAATGGTTCCAGTCCGTTGGCAGTGTTTAAACAACACACTTCACCTGTTACAACAGTAGAATGGCATCCTGAGGAAGCCACTGTTTTTGCTTCCGGTGGAGCCGATGATCAGATTGCCCAGTGGGATTTATCAGTAGAAGCTGATCAATCAGAAGAAGTGGAAAATAATGAGCTAAAAGCATTGCCTCCACAATTGTTATTTATACATCAAGGTCAAACAGACATTAAAGAATTGCACTGGCACCCGCAATGCCCTGGCGTCATAATATCAACAGCACATTCAGGGTTTAACATATTTCGTACAATTAGTGTATGATGTAATGTaatatgtttataaaatatCCTTTATCAGCTTTCTaccttgtaataaaaataatcccAATTTTTATTTACGTCTCTTTACATCGCACCCAAAcagaatctttttaaattagactaaaaaaaatatacctctCTTACCTTAGTTTATGTATCTTTACTGCAAATGAGGGATAAATACGTTTTACAAGCACTGCTTTAATAcgtcttttattttaagtagaaaacatagaagtcaaaatattttttatttctgtataAGTTGTAAAGATAGCAAATGTCTTATAGTCGGTCTACCATGGGGACAATTCCAAGGATTCTCCATTTGCGCCATATGTGTAACCAGATTATGCATTTCATGATTGTTAAGAGCTGTACCAATCATAACTGCGCTGCGACAAGCTCTTGATGCCAACATTTGTCTTACTCGACTAGGACGGAATATGTGATTTTCACTGTTTTCTAAACCACCACCTTCCCTAATAAGGAAAATCAGTTCTTCTATATCTTCTTGACCAAACTGCCAGTATCCACTGACCGGTATACCCGTAAGTTCTGCATGATGCCCATGCTCagctgaaatattatataaaataagatTTTCAGTTATATTTACATACtaactttactactcggctccgCCTTCGGGTTTAGCAAGGTAAGCATGGGCGTACGGCCCCcatgccgattcttggagttgttattttttaaacaatgctccttgcctgaaacaccattatgtaaagttttaaaTCGCTCTCCCCcgtttaaggataatacgggggtaaacgcccttaacgttattattttctttctcggttactacttcgatatttaaatgaaaaaaaaacgaaaaaattgctacatactaactgtactttacacatttttctctaaattgtaaatcaattattaagggtagaaaaaaataattttttcaacacctgcatgaaaataggtgtttttttatGCCTACTGGGCGGGAGCAAAATGGCCAATTTCGGACATATTCgcgttttatacttttctcccaAGGAAACTTGAGTTTGCGAGCTGAATGAACATGGCGTTACCCtgtggggccgtccttaaattacgtaagggtaattttggcaaaTTCCTCCTTTCCCcattataagaattcgtaagatttgatattccaaccctctgcttacgtaatattttttacacttaattttatcagttattaatattcttttaaaggtttatataattcatttaactcggtttcgataaatttaaactaaaactactttttttggaacattaatgatagaatttgtatttatttaaaattagaataaatattttaatattattaaaataacaatattACGTTAGATGCTACCTGACCCCCaccctgtaagaaaacgtaagaaattcgcgacccccccccccaaaaagccttacgtaatttaaggatgacccctttgATATGAAGAAGCAATTGATCAACTAATCGATATCGATAATGTGTGTTTATGTTGACATTACAACTGTCATAGCACctattttcattataaaataaaatgagtGATTATAAGAGTGATAGAGATACGGGATACTACTACACGCCCCCCGATATAGCAGAAGCTGCAAAAGCGATTGAGGAAAATTTGCAGCCGCTGCAAtcgaaaaaaaatagagaatataCAACAAATTTATGGAGTGGCGAGGTAACCAATTACTGGTGTCTTTATCGCAAGCAGTGCTTTTAGTTtcattctttttatttcaataaaaaagcgATCGAACGTGCatattttttttgcgaatcgctcagcaggctttcaaaaacacacctttcatgcaggtgttgaaaaaagtattgtgcattgtcacgcaatgtactattattttttgggggtggtttttggaaacaaccctttgagtgacaGCCTCCAAAAAATCAAGACTAATGCTCTGTTAtcgaattattatatataaaaagctGCAGGTGCTCAAGctggtggaacatagttaaataatttaaagaagatcataatattataaatatgtgggGTTTTGTGGCGGGAAAGAGTATTTGTCGCGAGCCTGAGTACGTGTCATTTAAATGTGAATGGAAGAAACGATTGCGGATCGTTTGGGAGATCGAAGTGTGAAGGTGAGGGTAGCTACGGAACATCGCGTATGCGCTTAATACGAAATTTCCCAGatcttcaaattatttaactatgttccaccatctcgaccATATTAAGGTTTTTACATATAATAGTTCGATAACAGAacattattcttgatttttttgcAGGTTGTCATTCGAAGGATTGTTTCCAAGAACCACCCCCTAAAAATAAgttatttttttctacccttaataattgatttacaatttagagaaaaatatgtaaagtacAGTTAGCATGTAGCTttattccgtttttttttcatttaaatatccaagtagtaaccgagaaagaaaataataacgTCATGGGGGTATATCCGtctgaaccctcggaaaatgtgtacattttgtggatttttttacaagtcaacggcttgatgaagatttcccgttttttcaccatatttacatagtattatgaactacttaaaaaaaaagtttcagttaaaaaactattgtttttcggaagttatgcatacatatccaaaAGTCTctggattttagacggctaaacggtgggcctaaaaactcgcgctacgttcaaccaattcacttccaattttgcatgcaggatcataataagattccatatcgtccaacgagggctttttttattccgattccccgtttattatttataaagaaagaaggtggccttttctcttagaaaaatgtaactttacctttgatctctcaccatttctttattttccaaaattttcaaaatcagtcccgttggacgatagctattgacatactttataagaagattttattgttcctGATCTCAGACACGACATAGaggctgttttcaggcccaccgtttagccgtctaaaatcgagagactttcggatatgtatgcataacttctgaaaaacaatagctttttaactgattttttttaagtaattcataatactatgtaaatatagtaaaaaaaacgggaaatcttcatcaaggcgttgacttgtaaaaaaatccacaaaacgtacacattttccgagggctCAAACGGGTATACCTCCTTAAGGGCGTTTACCCCTGTATTACCCttaaacgggggggggggggggtggcgatGTAAAcctttacataatggtgtttcaggcaggaacattgtttaaaaaataacaactccaagaatcggaATGGGGGCCTTTTGCTGTGTTAGACCCTTAACCTAGagtctgattttataaaaaaaatttttgtttttttttgtgaaaatggtcacatttatCTGAACTAGcgaggcataatgagctgaggcacctTTCGTGAACCCTGAGTTTATCGTTCcaacgtttttaggcgacagacaaacacacaaacgtatAGACGCTTTCTTGCTTTACATATTAAGATACGCATCACAATTCAACACCTGCTTTTCTTAAACAAAagtcatatataataatttattatagttACCTTCAGGATTAATTTTAATAGAAAAACCATTGTCTTCAAATATTTTCTGATGTTCGATTAATATTGTTGTATTCAATGAAGAAAGAGTTAAAGGTTTGGGAATAATTAATTTCTGGACTTTTAACTGTGTTTCATTATGAAGTTTTTCAAAACGATATTTTTCATCTGTAGCATGTTGATCAATGATAAACAAGTCTTCTTTTAACCGAACTATTATAAAACCAAGATTAAATTGACCTATGAGCTCCATCTGCAATGTATTTTCTcgtttaatatttatacaattatttatgatattaaatacatattaGGACGGAGCGATACCatataggcaaaaatttaaatttgaattttcagttggcctaggtgcggaatagttgtttttttattaaccaaacagaactgtaaaaatattgaaaatattcatggctgcaggttcctttttctcctaaaaatgatcatataatcatataataatcataatcataTACTCATATAATGATCATAATCATATACTCATATAATGAtcataatcatataattatcataatcatataatcatttttgggagaaaaaggaacctgcagacatgaatatttttccaaattttttttacagttgtgttcggttaatcaaaagacaactatcccgcatccaggccaactaaaaattcaaattgaaattttccgctccgccctagtacatatatttaatatatgtaacaGTATATAAGTAATGTAACCTGAAGAAATGATTCCTTCGTTAATTCTCTTTTCAGTTCGTTTTCGGCGTCAGAATTTTGATTCGATTCCAGTtttgctttatattttattcttgTATTTGTAGTCACATGCTTTGATAGCATATTCCGTTTTTCTTCAagtttttgttttattattaaaatactaaTTGGCATTTCCACACTATCTAATATTTTTCTCTGATTTGTCATATCATTTTGTACATTATCACCATCACGTTCTACATTCTGCTTTTCTGTACGTTCTACATTCTGCTTTTCTATACGTTCTACATTCTGCTTTTCTGTACGTTCTACAATCTGCTTTACTGTACGTTCTACATTCTGCTTTTCTGTACGTTCTACATTCTGCTTTTCTGTACAGTCTACATTCTGCTTTTCTGTACGTTCTACATTTGATATTGTACGTAAACTTTGTAATCTTTTTGCTGGACGGTCTGCAGTTGTAGGGGAAATTGTTCTTTTTACCCCAAAATTTAATTCAGCTACAGGATTCACAGTTAAATTTCCCTGTAATCTGTCCCACTTTGTtgttaaactaaattttaatgttgctaatactAGATGTTCTTGTGTACagaaaatagttcttttatCCGGAGTCACATTGATATCAGTCCAttgtttatttaactttaaatttaagaaaataaacggATActgtttattattatacttATGGTATACttgatttattaatttactGACTTTTGTCAGATCACATGGCCGaccatttatataaagaaattgtCTATCGGGAGTAGAACGTCCAATGTCATGATCGCAACTACTAATATAACAGTCCCATTCAAAATCTACCTCCACATTAACTGGTAAATTGTATTCTTGCAATGTTGCCTCATCGGGAGGTTGTAATTCAAGGCTGACAAGTCCATTTGAAGACTTCTTACCAAATATCGTATTAATATTACTCAAAATATTACTGGAATTTGCAGTACTGACTACAAGATTAGGAGATTTACCCGATACTGAATTAGAACATGTTATCTTTGTATCCGTGGAAACAAGACAATAACTATATAGTACTTGAATAGTACGAGCATAttccttttttaaatttctttcaaactCTTTCGCTCTCACCGGAAGACACTTAAATATGTTTTTAACATGTAGAGTCGTTCCTACTTCTCTTGCACATGCTTCTTTCTTTTTCAGTACACCATTATGGTCAAATTCTAATTTGTAACCATGTTCGCTGGTCAAGTGTCTCGTAACGATACTTAATTCAGCTAAAGAACAAAGTGAACTAAGAGCTTCGCCACGAAAACCAAAGGTGTTCACTTCTGTTAAATCTGAGAATTCTCTGAGTTTAGATGTGTGATGCTTCAATCCTGGTTAACAGGGAATACGATATATTATTTATTGTGTAATACTGTTTCACAAGTAATGAcataaaatttttctcaataacattatataaaaacaaattttagccAAGTGGTCATGGTTTCTAACATTCTTactttataatttaatttaattgctCTAAGgtaaattacataaattatatacagttatatatttataatgtaCCTAATCCTTCAAAATCCTGTTCTAAAACACCGCTTCCATTATCACTCACACTGATACATGTTTTTCCATAGTCCTTTAATTTAATATCAATGAATGTGGCTCCGCTGTCTAAACTGTTTTCTACAAGTTCCTTTAAAGCAGTTGCCAGATCTAGAACCACCTAATAAACACGTCATTTATTAAGGCCATTATAAAAGCGTCACGATTATAAACGtgatttgtaaaaataatttacgaaactaaattgattaaaaaatcttaattattttatttttatagacATTATCCTTAATTGAAgattattttattgataatgCCACTTGAAGAAATAGGTGCTTAACAtagcaaaaaaattgtttgtaatgttcaaaaatagaaaatacattttatatgATAGAATCAAATATACCATGCATAAATATGTATGCAGTATTAAGTTAAATCAAATTTATGAAAGGCATCaaagaaataatataattaattaatactaatttatttacatattaactTTAGATAATTCACAAAGAAATCTTGTTTGGCAAaatataaaacgagtaaaagtaaatGGTCTGTTATTATTATACTTCTTGCAcaaagataaataatataaaattatacttttatacGCGTAAaatgtacaatattaaaatattaaactaaTAACATTGGTATTTAAGCCAAAGATTACAAATTATATTGTTGAAAGGTTAATCTTACTCACCTGACCGGAACAAATTTGATGAACTGTCTTCTTATTTATTGCAACAATTTTTTTGGATATTTCACTTGTTGGAATTGATTCTgtcatttcaatatttcatttcTCGTAAAATGTATACAACATACACTATCCCGCTGTCACGTGTGAACACAATTTACTCATAtacaaagaggataagatagagtggaagcaGGGATGGGCGGAAATACCGTACGCCCGTACAATAattagcggtgggggaacgccacgcatgcgcgcaaTGGCGCCACGACGTCAACCAGTCAACGCcaggtgggaaacgaaacggcgccaccgtcaagccaatGTTGCGCGATTTGGTGGGGCTTCTTGCCGTAGGGACAGGTTCGCGGCCGTGGAGTGCTGAAGAACTCTGCTTGTGGGGATGCGCGGCATATTATCGAAGTTTCAAGGAATGGAATAAGTCTGAACTTCCGAATGGTAGGTTTAATTAGATTTAATTCGTATATTTTACAAGGGTAATATAAACTGTCTCGTCGCAAACGTCTCGAACGAAAAACAATATATAAATGCATTCTATTGGCCTCCATGCGTGTCTCTTTTATATCCCTTGGCTTTTGCACACGCCACTACTTGCACATGCGCCTTAGTTGCCCCGAAGGTCCTTGGGGTCATGGACCACCGGAGCTCTTGTCTCCAAGCAGCCGCTGTGGTTCAATCAAGACGGTGATGCTCTCCTAGCTTCGTCGGTGGTTGgtccttcgcgcttccctctACGTCTTTGTGGCTGCCTCTTGGCCATCTCCTCTCCACCTTCAGGATGGTGGTTGCTATTGGAGGTGGTTGATGCACGTGTCCAAAACGTGGAAGTAACGGTTGGGGGTTCCGAAAAGAGACCCGCTAATATAAACAAAGTTTTCTCCCGAGGAATTTATGGGGAAGATAACGGTTGTCGGTTTCTGTTTGAGTTACACCCCAGGCCTCTCCTGCACGTGCCACTCGAGGGTGCATTTGCACTTGACAAGGCTACATACTCGCAACTCGCAAGCATACGCAGATGTCTGTTCTCAAATCTCGCGCTGCGTCGAATCACGATATCTCTCGACGCCTTAAAGCTAACTTCACACAATCCCACATATTTAGACCAGCGGAAACCACACaccaaaccaagctagccaacACAGGCGAACGAGCGTCACCGCGAAATCGGTTGTTAACGCTGGTTGGCTACGGCCT is part of the Andrena cerasifolii isolate SP2316 chromosome 1, iyAndCera1_principal, whole genome shotgun sequence genome and harbors:
- the L(2)09851 gene encoding WD repeat-containing protein 1 l(2)09851, translated to MEHEPMDDVNEDVEEDSNDNDEEDSMDSDNADEKGDQNSESKVYLPGKPLNSGEELVVDKTAYRMLHHAQSGAPCLSFDIILDDLGNNREDYPLSMYLVAGTQAAKAHVNNILVMKMKNLCSIKDDSEDESDDDESDSEDNKNTPVMTVAPIKHQGCVNRLRYTKVADATLAASWSELGRVHIWNLEEQLKALDNDELLHAYRKRCEKGDGVIKPLFTFKGHLSEGYGLDWCPTDIGTLASGDCKGNIHIWHLNNNSGWHVDQRPYNSHAPHSVEDLQWSPNEKHVLASCSVDKSIKIWDTRVSPQAASMLTASGTHTADINVISWNRKENQFLISGGDDGLICVWDLRQFGLNGSSPLAVFKQHTSPVTTVEWHPEEATVFASGGADDQIAQWDLSVEADQSEEVENNELKALPPQLLFIHQGQTDIKELHWHPQCPGVIISTAHSGFNIFRTISV
- the Pms2 gene encoding mismatch repair endonuclease PMS2, whose product is MTESIPTSEISKKIVAINKKTVHQICSGQVVLDLATALKELVENSLDSGATFIDIKLKDYGKTCISVSDNGSGVLEQDFEGLGLKHHTSKLREFSDLTEVNTFGFRGEALSSLCSLAELSIVTRHLTSEHGYKLEFDHNGVLKKKEACAREVGTTLHVKNIFKCLPVRAKEFERNLKKEYARTIQVLYSYCLVSTDTKITCSNSVSGKSPNLVVSTANSSNILSNINTIFGKKSSNGLVSLELQPPDEATLQEYNLPVNVEVDFEWDCYISSCDHDIGRSTPDRQFLYINGRPCDLTKVSKLINQVYHKYNNKQYPFIFLNLKLNKQWTDINVTPDKRTIFCTQEHLVLATLKFSLTTKWDRLQGNLTVNPVAELNFGVKRTISPTTADRPAKRLQSLRTISNVERTEKQNVDCTEKQNVERTEKQNVERTVKQIVERTEKQNVERIEKQNVERTEKQNVERDGDNVQNDMTNQRKILDSVEMPISILIIKQKLEEKRNMLSKHVTTNTRIKYKAKLESNQNSDAENELKRELTKESFLQMELIGQFNLGFIIVRLKEDLFIIDQHATDEKYRFEKLHNETQLKVQKLIIPKPLTLSSLNTTILIEHQKIFEDNGFSIKINPEAEHGHHAELTGIPVSGYWQFGQEDIEELIFLIREGGGLENSENHIFRPSRVRQMLASRACRSAVMIGTALNNHEMHNLVTHMAQMENPWNCPHGRPTIRHLLSLQLIQK